A genomic region of Ovis canadensis isolate MfBH-ARS-UI-01 breed Bighorn chromosome 9, ARS-UI_OviCan_v2, whole genome shotgun sequence contains the following coding sequences:
- the CCN4 gene encoding CCN family member 4, whose amino-acid sequence MRWLLPWTLVAVAAAAAAGSTLATALPPAPTAAGPTPAPREDTSSRPQFCKWPCECPAAPPRCPLGVSLVTDGCECCKACAQQLGDNCTEAAVCDPHRGLYCDYSGDHPRYAVGVCAQVVGVGCVLDGVRYNNGQSFQPNCKYNCTCVGGAVGCTPLCLRARPPRLWCRRPRRVSLPGRCCEQWVCEDDARRPRKTAPRHTGTSGSTGEIEPWHKNCIAYTSPWSPCSTSCGLGVSTRVSNVNARCWPEQESRLCNLRPCDVDLRPHIKEGKKCLAVYQPEAPVNFTLAGCTSTRAYRPKYCGVCTDSRCCIPYKSKTISISFQCPDGPDFSRQALWINACFCNLSCQNPNDIFADLDSYPDFSEIAN is encoded by the exons GccctccctccagctcccacAGCCGCGGGCCCCACCCCGGCCCCGCGGGAGGACACCTCCTCACGGCCCCAGTTCTGCAAGTGGCCGTGCGAGTGCCCGGCGGCCCCGCCCCGCTGCCCGCTGGGCGTCAGCCTCGTCACGGACGGCTGCGAGTGCTGTAAGGCGTGTGCCCAGCAGCTGGGGGACAACTGCACAGAGGCTGCGGTCTGCGACCCCCACCGGGGCCTCTACTGCGACTACAGTGGGGACCACCCGAGGTACGCAGTAGGAGTATGTGCAC AGGTGGTCGGCGTGGGCTGCGTGCTGGACGGCGTGCGCTACAACAACGGCCAGTCCTTCCAGCCCAACTGCAAGTACAACTGCACGTGCGTGGGCGGCGCGGTGGGCTGCACGCCGCTGTGCCTCCGCGCGCGCCCCCCGCGCCTCTGGTGCCGCCGGCCCCGCCGGGTGAGCTTGCCCGGGCGCTGCTGCGAGCAGTGGGTGTGTGAAGACGACGCCAGGAGGCCCCGCAAGACAGCGCCGCGCCACACGGGCACCTCCG GGAGCACAGGTGAGATAGAGCCGTGGCACAAGAACTGCATTGCGTACACCAGCCCCTGGAGCCCCTGTTCCACCAGCTGCGGCCTGGGGGTCTCCACCCGCGTCTCCAACGTCAATGCCCGTTGCTGGCCTGAGCAGGAAAGCCGCCTCTGCAACCTGCGGCCATGTGACGTGGACCTCCGGCCACACATCAAG GAAGGGAAGAAGTGTCTGGCCGTGTACCAGCCAGAAGCGCCCGTGAACTTCACGCTGGCCGGCTGCACCAGCACACGCGCCTACCGGCCCAAGTACTGTGGGGTCTGCACCGACAGCCGGTGCTGTATCCCCTACAAGTCCAAGACCATCAGCATCTCCTTCCAGTGTCCCGATGGGCCCGACTTCTCCCGCCAGGCCCTGTGGATTAACGCTTGCTTCTGCAATCTGAGCTGTCAGAATCCCAACGATATTTTTGCCGACTTGGACTCCTACCCAGACTTCTCAGAGATTGCCAATTAA
- the NDRG1 gene encoding protein NDRG1, whose product MSRELQDVDLAEVKPLVEKGETITGLLQEFDVQEQDIETLHGSIHVTLCGTPKGNRPVILTYHDIGMNHKTCYNPLFNSEDMQEITQHFAVCHVDAPGQQDGAASFPTGYMYPSMDQLAEMLPGVLQQFGLKSIIGMGTGAGAYILTRFALNNPEMVEGLVLINVNPCAEGWMDWAASKISGWTQALPDMVVSHLFGKEEMQNNVEVVHTYRHHIVNDMNPGNLHLFINAYNSRRDLEIERPMPGAHTVTLQCPALLVVGDSSPAVDAVVECNSKLDPTKTTLLKMADCGGLPQISQPAKLAEAFKYFVQGMGYMPSASMTRLMRSRTASGSSVTSLEGARSRSHTSEGARSRSHTSEGTRLDIIPNSGGPGSSAGPNSTEVSC is encoded by the exons GAGCAGGACATCGAGACTTTGCATGGCTCCATTCACGTCACGCTGTGTGGGACCCCCAAGGGGAACCGGCCCGTCATCCTGACCTACCACGACATTGGGATGAACC ACAAAACCTGCTACAACCCTCTCTTCAACTCCGAGGACATGCAGGAGATCACCCAGCACTTTGCCGTCTGCCACGTGGACGCCCCCGGCCAGCAGGACGGCGCTGCGTCCTTCCCCACGGG GTACATGTATCCCTCCATGGACCAGTTGGCTGAAATGCTCCCTGGAGTCCTGCAGCAGTTTGG GCTGAAGAGCATCATTGGAATGGGAACTGGAGCAGGTGCCTACATCCTCACTCGCTTTGCT CTCAACAACCCCGAGATGGTGGAGGGCCTTGTGCTCATCAACGTGAACCCGTGTGCGGAAGGCTGGATGGACTGGGCTGCCTCCAAG ATCTCCGGATGGACCCAAGCCCTTCCAGACATGGTGGTGTCGCACCTCTTCGGGAAG GAGGAAATGCAGAATAACGTGGAGGTAGTCCACACCTACCGCCACCACATCGTGAACGACATGAACCCAGGCAACTTGCACCTGTTCATCAACGCCTACAACAG CCGGCGGGACCTGGAGATCGAGCGGCCAATGCCTGGAGCCCACACGGTCACCCTGCA gtgTCCTGCTCTGTTGGTGGTTGGGGACAGTTCTCCTGCTGTGGATGCTGTG GTGGAGTGCAACTCGAAACTAGACCCAACGAAGACCACTCTCCTCAAG ATGGCAGATTGCGGTGGCCTCCCGCAGATCTCCCAG CCGGCCAAGCTGGCCGAGGCCTTCAAGTACTTCGTGCAGGGCATGGGATACA TGCCCTCCGCCAGCATGACCCGCTTGATGAGGTCTCGCACAGCGTCAGGCTCCAGCGTCACATCCCTGGAGGGTGCCCGCAGCCGCTCGCACACCAGCGAGGGCGCCCGCAGCCGCTCGCACACCAGCGAGGGCACGCGGCTGGACATCATCCCCAACTCTGGCGGCCCCGGGAGCAGTGCTGGGCCCAACTCCACGGAGGTGTCTTGCTAG